A part of Gavia stellata isolate bGavSte3 unplaced genomic scaffold, bGavSte3.hap2 HAP2_SCAFFOLD_34, whole genome shotgun sequence genomic DNA contains:
- the LOC132320905 gene encoding E3 ubiquitin-protein ligase TRIM36-like, whose protein sequence is MEGDRPESPVTIKGIERELICPACKELFTHPLILPCQHNVCHKCVKEILSAFEDSFADGGSESSNQSSPRIQISSSSMDRISRSGTKRNSLTPRSSLFPCPGCQRDTDLGERGINGLFRNFTLETIVERYRQAARAAIAIMCDFCKPPAQESTKSCMDCRASYCNECFKIHHPWGTVKAQHKHVGPTTNFRPKILMCPEHEMERVNMYCEICRRPVCHLCKLGGCHGNHRVTTMRTAYKTLKEKLSKDIEYLISKESQVKAHITQLDLLLKETECNSERAKEEASQSFEKLSHVLEEKKSAALRAIETSKNLRLEKLQTQAEEYQGLLEDNGLVGYAQEVLKETDPSCFVQTAKQLHDRIQKATESLKSFRPAAETTFEDFVVDIAKQEEILGDLSFHSNGLEIPEINEEQSRMYNKALISWECPGKTDSADIYVLEYRKLNGEEESATWQEIKVCSKSKVISDLDDDSSYAFRVRGYKGSICSPWSREVILHTPPAPVFSFLFDDKCGYNSERLLLNPGRTSVESRAGFPLLLGSERMQVGCYTTLDYIIGDTGIAKGKHVWAFRVEAYSYLVKVGVVSSNQIQKLFHNTHDVTSPRYEQDSGHDSGSEDAFFDSPQPFTLVTLGMKKFFIPTTPAAPKDPASRILPLPSCLGICLDCDKGKVGFYDAGRMKCLYECEVDCSGIMYPAFALMGGAAVHLEEPVTAKYGEYHDDI, encoded by the exons ATGGAGGGCGATCGGCCGGAGAGCCCG gttaccattaagggtatcgaaagagagctcatctgcccagcatgcaaggaattatttacccatccactgatccttccttgccagcacaatgtctgtcacaaatgtgtgaaagaaatactctctgcatttgaagactctTTCGCTGATGGAGGCTCTGAATCCTCTAATCAGAGTAGCCCTCGAATTCAAATCTCTTCTTCTAGCATGGACAGGATTAGTAGATCAGGTAC aaaacgtaattcactgactcctagatcgagtctgtttccttgtccgggttgccagcgggatactgatctcggagaacgtggcatcaatggcttatttcgcaactttactttggaaaccattgtggaaagatacagacaggcagccagggcagccattgctattatgtgcgatttctgcaaacctccagcTCAAGAGtccacaaagagctgcatggactgcagggcaagctattgcaacgaatgtttcaaaatacaccatccttggggaactgtgaaagcccaacataaacatgtaggacCAACCACCAACTTCAGACCCAAG attttgatgtgtccagaacatgaaatggagagggtaaacatgtactgtgaaatctgcagaaggcctgtttgtcatctttgtaaactgggtggatgtcatggaaaccatagagtaacaaccatgagaactgcctacaaaacccttaag gagaagctttcaaaagatattgagtacctcatcagtaaggagagccaggtgaaagctcacatcacacagctggatctgctgctgaaagaaacagag tgcaacagtgaacgagctaaagaagaagcatctcagagctttgagaaattatctcatgtcctagaagagaagaagtccgcagctcttagggcaattgaaacttctaagaatttaaggctggaaaaattgcaaacgcaagcagaggaatatcaagggctcctggaagataatggccttgtaggatatgctcaagaggtgcttaaagaaactgatccatcttgttttgttcaaacagcaaaacagcttcatgacag aatccaaaaagctactgaatctctgaagagcttcaggccagcggctgaaactacttttgaagactttgtggtggacatagctaagcaagaagagatccttggtgacttgtccttccattccaatg gtctagaaataccagaaatcaatgaagagcagagcagaatgtacaacaaagctctgatcagctgggaatgccctgggaagacagactcAGCTGATATCTATGTTCTTGAGTATCGTAAGCttaatggagaagaggagagtgcgacgtggcaggagatcaaagtttgcagcaagagcaaagtaatatCTGATCTTGATGATGACAGCTCCTATGCCTTTAGAGTTCGAGGATATAAAGGGTCCATCTGTAGCCCTTGGAGCCGAGAAGTTATTTTGCAtacgcctccagctccag ttttcagttttctttttgatgacaaatgtggGTACAACAGTGAACGTCTCCTGCTAAACCCAGGAAgaacctctgtggaaagcagggctggatttcctctACTGCTGGGATCTGAGCGCATGCAGGTCGGATGCTACACAACCCTGGATTACATCATTGGCGACACCGGGATTGCCAAAGGGAAGCACGTCTGGGCTTTTCGTGTGGAAGCCTATTCATacctggtgaaagtgggagttgtttctagcaaccagatacagaaattgttccataatacccatgatgtgaccagcccaag atacgagcaagacagtggtcatgacagtgggagtgaagatgccttctttgactcaccacagcctttcacactggtcactttaggcatgaagaagttctttatccccacaacacctgctgcccccaaggatccagcgagcagaatccttcccctgccatcgtgcttgggcatctgcctcgactgtgacaaaggcaaggtGGGGTTCTACGACGCAGGCCgtatgaaatgcctttatgagtgcgaggtggactgctctggcataatgtacccagcatttgccttaatgggtggtgcagcagttcatcttgaggaacctgtcacagcaaagtacGGGGAGTACCACGACGACATCTAG